In Phycisphaerae bacterium RAS2, the DNA window CCCACAGATCGTGGAACACGGGTTGAAACAGCGACCGCTTGAGAAACTCGACGCCGAGGCTGCCGCCCGTGCCCTTCTTGTTGCCGATGGTGCGCTCGACGAGTTTGACGTGGCGATACCGCCACTCCTGCAGGCCCTCGTCAAAGTCGGTCATCAGCTCGAATAGGATGGCGACGTCCTTCGCCCGGCGATACAAGTCGAGCAGGGCGGCCTGGATTCGCTCATCCGGCGCGTTGCTTTGAGTCACGTCGCGCGACTTCAACTCCGGCGGTATCGCCGCGCCGCGCTGCTCAAGAAACTCATAAAAATGATCGATCACGCTCCGCTCGCCGAGCCGTCGAACGACGGCCGCATGACCGGCGGTGTCCTTGCCATAGAGCGCGGCGAAGTCCATGTCGCTGCGCTTGTAGCCGAGGGCGAATTCCAGCTCACGGAATTGCGCTGACTGAAAGCCCGACGCCGTTTCGAGCCGGTCGCGAAAACTGCTGAACGACATCGGCGTCATGGTTTCGAGGATGTCGAGCTGGCCGACGAGGGTCTTCATCACCGTGCGGGCGCGCTTGAAAGTGTGGATCGCGCCGTACAAATCGTTGCATGAGAAATCGCGCTTGATCTTGTCCAGCTCGTGCAGGAGTTGCTTGAACCAAAGCTCATAGACCTGATGCACGACGATGAACAGCATCTCGTCGTGTTCCGGCGGGCTGGATCGCGGCTGCTGAAGGGTCAACAGTTTTTCGAGTTCGAGATACCGCGTATAGGTCAGCGACATACAGGTAGACTCCCGGGCTGCGTAGGATCGTACCGCGTTTACTCTGCCGGATCGAACGGATTGCGGGCAAGAAACCAGAGTAACCCCAGCAAACCCAACGCGAGCAACATGCATACGAGGAATGGCGGTGCAAAGGTAAGAAGGCAGGCAACGAGCGCCGAATACAAAAACCATGAGCCGACCGCGACAATCCGGTCCTGTGCCTGCGCCTTGCGCCGCGCCTTGGAATACGGGATGCGAGTGAAACTGATCATCGTGTAGAGCGGCGTGTACCAGCCCGGCAACAGCCGGTGCAGCGTGCGCTCCACCTTTTTCTTCGTGTGAAAACTCCGCGACGCCGTCTTGTCTCGCATCTCGACGAAGTTCTCAATCGCCAGGTCCGCCAGCGCGTCCGTGTTCGGCCTGCGCCGCGCCTCGTATTCGGCGAACGCGCGGCCGTAATCCGGGGCGAAGCGCTCCATGCACTCGGTCAGGGCGACGCAGTCCTCAAATGCCGCGTTCATCCCCTGTCCGTAGAACGGCACGACCGCATGGCAGGCATCGCCGACCAGCGCCACCTTGTCGCGGTGATGCCACGGCGCGCACCGCACCGTGACCATCGAGCCGGTGGGATTGTCGCGAAAATCCTTGAGCAGCGTCGGCATCATCGGCACGGCATCGGGAAATTGCGAATCAAAAAATCGCCGTACGTCATCGTCGGTGCGAATCGCCGCGAAGCTCGACGGCCCCTCAAACGGCCAGAACAACGTACACGTGAACGACCCGTCCGGATTCGGCAGCGCGATCATCATGAAGCTGCGCCGCGGCCAGATGTGCAGGGCGTGTTTCTCCATCGCGAAGCCGCCGCCGGCGACGGGGGGGATGGTCAACTCCTTGTAGCCGTGCCGCAGGTAGCTCTGCGAGTAATCAAAGCGATTCAACTTCTGCATCGCGCCGCGCACGGCGGAGAAGGCGCCGTCGACGCCGATGACGATCCGGCCGGTTGACTCAATCTCCGCGTTTGTTTCGGTGTTGACGATGCGCGCCCGCGGTGCGTCGAGGTCCACATCGACGCACCGGTGGTTAAAATGCACGCGCACGCCGGCGTGCTTTCGTGCGGCGTCCAGCGCGATGGTGTTCAGCGCCCCGCGACCGATTGAATTGATGCACCGCGACGGGTCTTTGTCATAGGGCTGAAGAAACGTCTCACCGCTCAAGGTGTGGATCATCCGTCCGCGCATCGGGATGGCGCTGCGCAGCACTTCCTCCGCAAGGCCGACGCGCTCGAGCGCATCGATGCCGCGCGTTGAGAGGGCGAGGTTGATCGACCGACCGCCGACGAGATTCCCCGCGTGCGGATCGGGCCGCCGTTCGTAAAGATCGAGTTCGTATCCGGCCTTGCCGAGGTGCGCGGCGAGCAGCGCGCCGGCCAGGCCGCTGCCGATGAGCGTGAGTGGGGGTTTCTCTCCGTCTGCCATGCGGTCGGATTGTAACGGGGCCGGCCGCCGCTGCGCAATGCTCACCGATTCCACTGCACCGCATCCGCCAGCGGCTTCTTCACCAGGTCCGGCACCTGGCAACCCTCCGCCGGGTAGCCCACGGGGATGAGCAGGTACGGCTTCTCGCTCTCCGGTCGGCGACAAATGTCGCGCAGAAAGTTCATCGGGCTGGGCGTGTGCGTCAGCGTCGCCAGCCCCAGCGCGTGGCAGGCCGTCAGGAAAAACCCCGCCGCAAGGCCCGTGCTCTCAATCGGGTAATAATTCTTCAGCCGCCGGCCGCCGGTCTCATCCCAATCGACGCGAAACAGCACCACCAGCCACGGGGCCACTTCCAGAAACGGCTTCTCCCACGTCGTCCCGATTGGCTCCAGCGCATCGAGCCATTCCTGAGGCATGCGATGGTCGTAGCTCTCGCGCTCCTCGGCCTCCGCCGCAATGCGAATCTCGCGCTTCATCGCGGCATCGTCGATCGCCACAAACCGCCACGGCTTGCGATTGGCCCCGGACGGCGCGCTGTGCCCCACCGCCAGCGCCAGCTCCAGCACCTCGCGCGGCACCGGCCGCGGTGAAAAATCGCGGCAGCTTCGCCGCATGTTCAGTTCCGCGAACAGTTCGCGGCCGCGTTGCAACTGCCACGCCTCGTCGCGCGGCGGCAGGGAATACGGGATCAGTTTCGGCGGCACGGGGCACCTCGTTTCGCAGGATCACGATCAGAGCGCCATGCTAAGTCACGGCGCAGCGCAATCGCAATGCTGCGCTGCATACCCGCTGCGTAATGGGTTGCCTGGTGTGCCACTGCTTCAAGCCGTGGTACGAGAGCGGAACCCGCTCGCTGACGATCGCGGCTCGGTTCGATTCCGCCGCATGACTGCGGCGGCTCGGATTTCGAGGCGGCGTTGACGGCTGAATCCTGTCTTAATACGATTTCCCGCTCTAACGGGCTGGGAGTCTCTGCATGAGTGATATTCCAACGCACGCACGGGCGATTCCGTTTGACGAAGACGGCATGATCGCGACGGACGTGCCGTGCATCAAATGCGGCTACAACCTCCGCGGGCTGGATGAGGGCCGCGTGTGCCCCGAATGCGGCACGGCGGTGGGGCGGTCTCTGCGCGGCGATTTTCTCAAGTACTGCGATCCCGATTGGGTGGGGACCGTCGCGTCGGGGTTGAACTGGATCATGGCTGGGATCGCCATCGGTTTCGTCGGTGGTCTGATCACGGGCGCGCTGACGAGGCAGAGCGTGGCGCCGCCGGCGCTGTTTCAGGGGTTCATTCTGTTGTTGAGCATCGTTCCGCTCATCGGCTACTGGAGACTGACCGCTCCAGATCCCGCCGCGACGGCGGATCAGGGAATCACCGCGCGCCGACTGGTTCGAGTAACGCAGGTGCTCGGCTTTGGTCTGGGTTTCCTGACGAACACCGAGATTCTCGCGGGGCAGGAATTGGCGGAAGAACTCGTCGGAGTGTTGTCCGGGGTCAATCTCGTTGTTTTCTTTTTCGCCGTGCTGATTTATCTGCGACGAATGGCACTTCGGATTCCGAATACCAAGCTGGCTTCGTCCTGCCAAACCATCATGTGGGGATGGGTAATTCTGGCGCTGGCTGGCATCGGCGGTGCGATTGTTGCTGAAACGCTCGGAAGTAGCGGAAGCGGGATGGGCGCGGGCGAGGCGATTCTCTGCTCGACCATAATCGCCACGCCGATTTTCCTGATCCTGAGTTTGATCCTCGCCCTGCGGCTTCGCCGGGCCTTCGCTGATGAGGCGAAGCTCGCCCGCGCGACCTGGGCCGCGGGCATCGCCCGGCCGATCGCGGCAATCTAGAGTGGGCATGGCCCACCATTTGGTATCGCGTCGCGCTGTTATGGTGGGCGGTGCCCACCCTACGCCACGGGTCGATTCCGCCGCATGACTGCGGCGGCTCGGATTCATCGTTTTGACTTTTCGACGTTTCCCCATCATAGATCCGGCGCGGGCGGAACCCAGATCCCTCCGGCGTTCTGGCCGTGGATCAACGCCAGCACGATCAGCGGCTGATGCACCGCTTGGCGAAGCAATTCGCCCATCAGCACGAAGGGCGTGAACATGGCCGTGACGATCGCGCGCGTCAGGCCGATGACGACGTTCACGAGCGCCTCGACCACGACGCCGATGATCTTGCCCATAAGCTGCACCATGACATAGCCGAGGCTGGCGAACGCGTAGATGTACGTCGGCCCCCAGAAGAGCGCGATGAGTTGCGCGGTGGCTGCGTCCTTGCCGGCGACGTTATTTACAACCGTTGCGATGTCGCGTCCGGCGACAAGCCGTGACACGTCCGAGGCAGTCGGTCCACTGTCGGTGCGCTTGATCCGCCCGCCGGGGTCTTCGGGCGGCGCTTCGTCGGAGACATCCAGCCCCAGCAGCGTCTTGATCTCCTGCGCGAGTTGCTCCGCCGCCTCCGCCAGGTCGGCGTCGAATGAAATCGTCTGAACTTTGTCCGCGTCGTCGAGCGCGGCGAACGTCAGCGTCGCCGTGCCCTTCAGCCGCGTGGCTGTCCGCTCGGTGTAGGTCACGTCGATGCGGCTGCCGTCCGGTCCGACAGCCTTGCTCGGCAGTCCGCCGTCGAGTTCGATCTGGGTGACGTTGCCATCGGGATCGGTGAAGACCGCGCCGGTAACTTCGTTGATGCTGCCGTCGGGCTTGAAGCTGCCGAATGCGAAGGCGCTCGAGCCGTCGGCGAGATTGATGCCGCCGAGGACATTGCTCGCGAGATTGGAGTTGATGAGCAGGCCGAATGATCCGCCGCCACCACCACCGCCGAGAAACTGCCCGAGATTGAGCGAAGAACACCCCGGCGCGCCGACGACCAACACCGCTATGAGAATCGAAGTGACAAAGTGACCGCGAAACGTGGCGGGAAAATCAAACCATCGCATGGAAGTCGACTCCGTTCGATGGCGAGGTGACAGGAAGTATCGCCCGCCCGAATCGATTCGGCAAGCGAATCGCGCGATGCGGCCGGGGCTTGAGGGCAGCCATGCAACCTGTAACAAGATCGTAAACCTCGTGAATCCGAGGCCACTTCGCGACGGGGTTCAAGGAACCGATTCGGTCTTGCGTTCTGGAGTTAAATGTCGCATATTCCGCGAGTTGGACGCGGCAAAGCAGGGATACGACGGGCCTCACAGCGCGGTCGGAAGGCTCAAAGAACTTGCCCTGACCGGCCTTGCTCCCCAATGGCGTAACACTTGGCGCGTGACGCGAGGAACGACAAAACTATTGACCGATTGACGGGCGACGCCCGCCGGGTTCCTCCCACGTGCGGGCACACTTACCACAACCGGTATTGGACGTGACATGATTCGCGTACAGAACCTCACCAAACAGTACGGACAGCGCCGGGCCGTGAACGGCATTTCGTTCTCCATCGAGGAGGGCGAGATCGTTGGTTTCCTCGGCCCCAACGGCGCGGGCAAAACCACGACGATGCGCATCCTGACGTGCTTCATGCCGGCGACCAGCGGCAGCGCATCGATCGGCGGGCACGATGTCTTCACCGAGTCGCTCGCCGTGCGGCGCATCGTCGGCTACCTGCCCGAGAGCACGCCGCTGGACATGAACATGCGTGTGCGGGAGTACCTGACCTTTCGCGGAAAGATTCGCGGGCTGGATCGCGGCGCGCGGGCCGGCGCGATTCATCGAGTGGTCGAGACCTGCTGGCTGGGCGATTTCATCGACCGGCCGATTCATCAGTTGAGCAAGGGCATGAAGCAGCGTGTGGGCCTCGCCGATGCGCTGCTGCACGATCCGAAGGTGCTTATCCTCGACGAACCGACGATCGGCCTGGACCCGACGCAGATCCGCGAGACGCGCAATCTGATTCAACACCTCGCCAAGCGGCACACGGTGCTGCTCTCCAGTCACATCCTGCCCGAGGTGGAGGCGACCTGTCAGCGGACGATCATCATTGCCGGCGGGCGGATCGTGGCCAGCGGCTCGCCGGCGGAGTTGAAGGATCGCATCCGCGGCGGATCGCGCCTGATCGCCGAGGTCTCCGGTCCGGAGAAGGAAATCGAAACAGCGCTCGGAGCCGTCGACGGCGTCAGTCGTGTCTCGCGCGAGTCGGACAACGGCTGGCATCGCGTGACGATTGAATCGCGCGGCCATGGTGACCCGCGCGAGGAGATTTTCAAAGTGGTGAAGCAAAAGGGTTGGGGCCTGCGCGAGCTGCGGCTCGAAGTCGGCAGTCTTGAGGAGTTCTTCGTGCAGATCGTCGCGCAGCAGGCCCAGGAGCAGAAGGCCGCGCGACGGGAGGTGCAGGCGTAATG includes these proteins:
- the kynA gene encoding Tryptophan 2,3-dioxygenase; protein product: MSLTYTRYLELEKLLTLQQPRSSPPEHDEMLFIVVHQVYELWFKQLLHELDKIKRDFSCNDLYGAIHTFKRARTVMKTLVGQLDILETMTPMSFSSFRDRLETASGFQSAQFRELEFALGYKRSDMDFAALYGKDTAGHAAVVRRLGERSVIDHFYEFLEQRGAAIPPELKSRDVTQSNAPDERIQAALLDLYRRAKDVAILFELMTDFDEGLQEWRYRHVKLVERTIGNKKGTGGSLGVEFLKRSLFQPVFHDLWAIRHQL
- the kmo gene encoding Kynurenine 3-monooxygenase, translated to MESVSIAQRRPAPLQSDRMADGEKPPLTLIGSGLAGALLAAHLGKAGYELDLYERRPDPHAGNLVGGRSINLALSTRGIDALERVGLAEEVLRSAIPMRGRMIHTLSGETFLQPYDKDPSRCINSIGRGALNTIALDAARKHAGVRVHFNHRCVDVDLDAPRARIVNTETNAEIESTGRIVIGVDGAFSAVRGAMQKLNRFDYSQSYLRHGYKELTIPPVAGGGFAMEKHALHIWPRRSFMMIALPNPDGSFTCTLFWPFEGPSSFAAIRTDDDVRRFFDSQFPDAVPMMPTLLKDFRDNPTGSMVTVRCAPWHHRDKVALVGDACHAVVPFYGQGMNAAFEDCVALTECMERFAPDYGRAFAEYEARRRPNTDALADLAIENFVEMRDKTASRSFHTKKKVERTLHRLLPGWYTPLYTMISFTRIPYSKARRKAQAQDRIVAVGSWFLYSALVACLLTFAPPFLVCMLLALGLLGLLWFLARNPFDPAE
- a CDS encoding malonic semialdehyde reductase, yielding MPPKLIPYSLPPRDEAWQLQRGRELFAELNMRRSCRDFSPRPVPREVLELALAVGHSAPSGANRKPWRFVAIDDAAMKREIRIAAEAEERESYDHRMPQEWLDALEPIGTTWEKPFLEVAPWLVVLFRVDWDETGGRRLKNYYPIESTGLAAGFFLTACHALGLATLTHTPSPMNFLRDICRRPESEKPYLLIPVGYPAEGCQVPDLVKKPLADAVQWNR
- the yxlF_2 gene encoding putative ABC transporter ATP-binding protein YxlF — encoded protein: MIRVQNLTKQYGQRRAVNGISFSIEEGEIVGFLGPNGAGKTTTMRILTCFMPATSGSASIGGHDVFTESLAVRRIVGYLPESTPLDMNMRVREYLTFRGKIRGLDRGARAGAIHRVVETCWLGDFIDRPIHQLSKGMKQRVGLADALLHDPKVLILDEPTIGLDPTQIRETRNLIQHLAKRHTVLLSSHILPEVEATCQRTIIIAGGRIVASGSPAELKDRIRGGSRLIAEVSGPEKEIETALGAVDGVSRVSRESDNGWHRVTIESRGHGDPREEIFKVVKQKGWGLRELRLEVGSLEEFFVQIVAQQAQEQKAARREVQA